The following DNA comes from Capsicum annuum cultivar UCD-10X-F1 unplaced genomic scaffold, UCD10Xv1.1 ctg73364, whole genome shotgun sequence.
ttacattttaatttgaagaaaaaataatttatattaagggtaaaaaaaggaaaaattatcttgtcttgattaatgaaaaatgacaagtaaaatgagaaatcaaattaggaactttgagacgagtaaaatgggacggagggagtaatttacTATATCGTTAGGTATAATTTTACTATTCATAGAAGATTAcctgtaaaataattatttagtacaatcttattgggttatcggtgtACCAATAAAAAAATCGAAATCgaacaaataatacaataattttttttttataaaattattacaaaataacgataaaacaataacatttttatcggtatGCTTTTTATACTTTTGTTATTGTGTTATTGGGTTATcgttataaaatcattaaaaaataatgataaatcaataaaatcaataaaaaaatttggtaCGCTTTTTGTACTTTTGTTATTGTGTTACCGTTATTTATCCAATaacctaataaataaataaataaataaatatatatatatatatatatatatatataataagtatgTGGTCCTTAATTGGCTTGGCTTAGCACTAATTTATAACAATATTGGTGTCCCCATTAATTTCAGTAGCTTTCTCCTCTTCATAGAAAGCATACCAGCCCATTTTGATCATTTGATGTTTGAAATGGGGAAAGAAAAGCAATTTGCACCTAAAAGAATTCGTAAGAGAAACTAAAAGCAAAGTCAAGTGGTAGGTTAAAGTGGACAATTTTTAAAAAGTGGCCACCTTAATAAAATAAACAACGTAGGTCATTTTTCTAAATTTACAGATTAGACGACTCACTATTATTTTTCCTTGATCATtgtataaaacgtaagaaatttttatgttttacgtGTTTTTCTGACATAATATAAAAAATCCGTACGTACGTTTTTATAAAGTCAACTCCGCTAGTTGACCgttaacaaaaaaatgaaaaacgtaataaattattatgtttagcctattttgataacttttttaATCGATAACctattttagtcattttttaaATTCCGTAGCTCATTTTGATTCTGAGTTCCACATCTGAAGCCAAGGGTTCATTCCTTTGCCCCTGTACTAATAAAATTTGACGTcacaagaaattgaaaaaaatattattaaatataataaaataagaaattcaaaaatttcattgatagttcgttaaaataagaaattaaaataataaaatattattaaatataataaaattccgTTTAATAAATCGTTaaacaatttcttttcttttcttttctcccaACGAAAATCTCCAAGTTGATTgataagtcaaaaataaattgattaactAACAAAATTCAATAGGGCTTAAgaataaatttgaaatgaaattaCCAAAGATTAGGTCAAATAAAATTaagatttcttttaatttttgactttAGATCGCCATTATTATGCTATTATTACATTATCCAAACTACTAGAAGAGTACTATACTTCCTTATTTCTTCACTGATACAGACTTATTATATTATAGTGAaatcacacacatatacatacatagtactatagtataatattaataattctTAAGCTTATGAAATTTAACTTTGAGAGGTTTATCTCTACCAACAAACAAAACCCTTTTCCCATTTTCCACAAGTACTCCAATGTCTCCACAAAATGGTCTGCAAAGATTGCAAACTCCAGGACAATACACAAGTTTGTAAGCATCCTCGTACTTGTCAATCCTAAACCAATTGACCAAAGTTTTGCTTCCAGGATTTCCTTCAACTCCACCAACAGTCACCAAAT
Coding sequences within:
- the LOC124894374 gene encoding kunitz trypsin inhibitor 5-like — encoded protein: NGGGLHVASIRNRTKPLVVSQNADESALGSSLRFSPVDPKENTVRLSDDMNIKFTSMVISDSSTVWRINTEVSPQRYLVTVGGVEGNPGSKTLVNWFRIDKYEDAYKLVYCPGVCNLCRPFCGDIGVLVENGKRVLFVGRDKPLKVKFHKLKNY